One Aegilops tauschii subsp. strangulata cultivar AL8/78 chromosome 7, Aet v6.0, whole genome shotgun sequence genomic window carries:
- the LOC109784974 gene encoding F-box protein At2g26160, whose amino-acid sequence MMEAAQGRPWSDLQPELLGLVLSRLPSLADRVRLRAVCHPWRSNSLQQPLPLPFPWLTLPNGTFCSIPGGEVHRMPVPNGASCRGSVDNWLFLIHSDDECTLMNLFSKSMLELPNLATVWQREVHYQSNPEQFLYKLVAPSPLDSSPDSLVAALIIGDGIMKTLCVSQPPIVTCLFRFNMRPLPDLLDVAFLDGKLYVLSGSRKLYILEFCKNLGSNSNIKSIIDDYGDFLDMPECFPREEIYMLKFYLVECGGGLLVVKRFIRVMGPFPRDDPFGNTQTAGFDVLKADLHSNPCQWRRISELGGHALFVGQHGSKSLPATECCGSQEDCIYFIFDHPPPKFSPNPFYDCGVYNMRNGRITPLMSQTAAPAHDAGQWRSTWVFHAGAV is encoded by the coding sequence ATGATGGAGGCTGCACAGGGTCGACCTTGGTCGGATCTTCAGCCAGAACTCTTGGGCCTTGTCCTCAGCCGCCTCCCCTCCCTAGCTGACCGTGTTCGTCTGAGGGCAGTCTGTCACCCATGGCGCTCTAATAGTCTGCAGCAACCGCTTCCCCTCCCATTCCCGTGGCTCACCCTCCCTAATGGTACTTTTTGCAGCATCCCAGGTGGTGAGGTTCACCGCATGCCTGTACCAAATGGTGCTAGTTGCCGTGGCTCAGTTGATAACTGGCTATTCCTCATTCACAGTGATGATGAGTGCACATTGATGAACCTGTTCTCCAAGAGCATGTTGGAGCTTCCCAACCTTGCCACAGTTTGGCAGCGTGAGGTTCACTACCAATCTAATCCTGAACAATTTTTGTACAAGTTGGTGGCACCCTCACCCCTggattcatcaccagattcactTGTTGCGGCATTGATCATTGGTGATGGGATTATGAAAACACTTTGTGTGAGCCAGCCACCGATTGTCACTTGCTTGTTCAGATTCAACATGCGACCATTACCGGACCTATTGGATGTTGCATTCTTGGATGGAAAGTTGTACGTGTTATCAGGCAGTCGCAAGCTCTACATCCTTGAGTTCTGCAAGAATCTTGGTAGCAATTCAAACATCAAATCCATAATTGACGATTATGGTGATTTTCTTGATATGCCAGAATGCTTTCCCAGAGAGGAGATATATATGCTCAAGTTCTATCTAGTTGAATGTGGTGGTGGACTGTTGGTGGTGAAACGATTTATTCGTGTCATGGGCCCTTTTCCCAGGGATGATCCCTTTGGAAATACCCAGACTGCTGGATTTGATGTCCTCAAGGCAGACCTGCACTCTAACCCTTGCCAGTGGAGAAGGATCAGTGAGTTGGGTGGCCATGCTCTCTTTGTTGGCCAGCATGGCTCCAAGTCTCTGCCTGCTACAGAATGCTGTGGATCCCAAGAGGATTGCATCTACTTCATTTTTGACCACCCCCCTCCAAAGTTTTCTCCGAATCCATTTTACGACTGTGGTGTGTACAACATGAGAAATGGGAGGATCACGCCATTGATGTCTCAGACTGCAGCACCTGCACATGATGCCGGCCAATGGCGTTCGACGTGGGTTTTCCATGCTGGAGCTGTGTGA